The following coding sequences lie in one Cyanobacterium sp. Dongsha4 genomic window:
- the xisF gene encoding fdxN element excision recombinase XisF, with amino-acid sequence MRVGYCRVSTKEQAVNSHALEQQIERIKSQRVEKVYFDIDSGRKSKRVQYQQLLQDIQEGLITEIIITRLDRLTRSLADQIKTFTILEQYGVQLIALDQKTDFSTASGKLTLNMLGAIAQNESDLNSERTRHGYEYFRKQHKVHSVPLGYRVVDNNCFIDDIPFLCNIHDKKEYSKFTIARLVIDYFLDEKSLHGCLTRLNIYFGLQRLSTKQDKYSLSFSKAGLDVFFHNPMIRGHLAYFHRNKTKETVIIYNNHPPILTDLEYQEICDIIAHNRKVRGFGKIANYPLSGLIYCSSCQFSMRALKSFRNHTNPQLGHNYYYQCYNCRTGNCNNKKMIRMDVVESSLIDIFRQKYRELTKLSTTTTKIINPQIIELLQQITTLKSLPKNPAIDEAIDKLEAQIKELEFNQNNQDLSVKENQEYLKSIFSSFGFWDSLLPEQRKEIYHKLVSKIIVKDGKIQDIILKI; translated from the coding sequence ATGAGAGTGGGATATTGTCGGGTCAGTACAAAAGAACAAGCAGTCAATAGTCATGCTTTAGAGCAACAAATAGAAAGAATTAAATCTCAAAGGGTAGAAAAGGTCTATTTTGATATTGACTCAGGTCGAAAGAGTAAAAGAGTACAGTATCAACAATTATTACAAGATATTCAAGAAGGACTTATCACGGAAATAATTATTACCCGCTTGGATCGATTAACTCGAAGTTTGGCGGATCAAATTAAGACTTTTACTATTCTTGAACAGTATGGTGTTCAACTTATTGCTCTTGATCAGAAGACTGATTTTTCGACCGCTTCTGGCAAACTTACTCTAAATATGCTCGGTGCGATCGCACAGAATGAATCTGACTTAAATTCAGAGAGAACTCGACACGGTTATGAATATTTCCGTAAACAACATAAAGTGCATTCTGTTCCTTTGGGTTATCGTGTAGTTGACAATAATTGTTTTATAGACGATATTCCTTTTCTCTGTAATATTCATGATAAAAAAGAATATTCTAAATTTACTATTGCTCGTTTAGTAATTGATTATTTTTTGGATGAGAAATCTTTACACGGATGTTTAACGAGATTAAATATTTATTTTGGACTTCAGAGATTAAGTACTAAACAAGATAAATATTCTTTAAGTTTTTCAAAAGCTGGTTTAGATGTATTTTTTCATAACCCTATGATACGAGGACATTTAGCCTATTTTCACCGTAATAAAACAAAAGAAACTGTGATTATTTATAATAATCATCCTCCTATCCTAACTGACTTAGAGTATCAAGAAATTTGCGATATTATTGCCCATAATCGTAAAGTTAGGGGTTTTGGTAAAATTGCTAATTATCCTCTATCTGGCTTAATTTACTGTAGTTCTTGTCAATTTTCTATGAGAGCTTTAAAGTCTTTTCGTAACCATACTAATCCTCAGTTAGGACACAATTATTATTATCAATGTTATAACTGTCGGACTGGTAATTGTAATAATAAAAAAATGATTAGAATGGATGTAGTTGAAAGTTCTCTTATTGATATTTTCAGACAAAAATACAGAGAATTAACTAAATTATCTACTACTACGACTAAAATTATTAATCCCCAAATTATTGAACTACTACAACAAATTACCACTCTCAAATCTTTACCTAAAAATCCAGCTATTGATGAAGCTATCGATAAACTGGAAGCACAAATTAAAGAACTAGAATTTAATCAGAATAATCAGGATTTAAGTGTCAAAGAAAATCAGGAATATTTAAAATCTATCTTTTCTTCCTTCGGTTTTTGGGATTCTTTACTACCAGAACAGCGTAAAGAAATTTACCATAAATTAGTATCTAAAATTATTGTTAAGGACGGGAAGATTCAAGATATTATCCTTAAGATATAG
- a CDS encoding prepilin-type N-terminal cleavage/methylation domain-containing protein encodes MDKRIILQLLIGLRNNSEKGLSLIELIVALVISGIVLTFAASGFVNILRANQNVESKTVRSATIAKAIAYIQDEIKEAKAVTAVAVGSTGCPSASVDSAHCLKLTMPDDSTVLYGFDDISTGTNVYLKPGLLKRQEYDSSGNAVLQTGQTSAWDTQYTTIVDGLTSVNETAPTTVACNQELTAWPSGTTVYGGTSGGKGGFRFCLADNTANNRLARIFLYGHITGVADGNNVIPASTISFARSE; translated from the coding sequence ATGGATAAGCGTATTATTCTTCAGCTACTAATAGGGTTAAGAAATAACTCGGAGAAGGGTCTGTCATTAATCGAATTAATTGTTGCTCTCGTTATTAGTGGTATCGTTCTAACTTTTGCGGCTAGTGGTTTTGTTAATATTTTGAGGGCAAATCAAAATGTTGAATCTAAAACTGTGCGTAGTGCCACGATAGCTAAAGCTATAGCTTATATACAAGATGAAATTAAAGAAGCAAAAGCTGTTACCGCAGTCGCTGTAGGTTCTACAGGATGTCCTAGTGCTAGTGTTGACTCCGCTCATTGTTTAAAGCTGACAATGCCCGATGATAGTACTGTACTCTATGGTTTTGATGATATTAGCACTGGAACAAATGTATATTTAAAGCCAGGTCTTCTAAAAAGACAAGAGTATGATAGTTCAGGCAATGCGGTTCTACAGACAGGACAAACAAGTGCATGGGATACGCAATACACAACTATTGTAGATGGTCTAACCAGTGTTAACGAAACTGCACCCACTACTGTTGCTTGTAATCAGGAATTGACTGCTTGGCCTAGTGGCACTACCGTCTATGGTGGAACATCAGGGGGAAAAGGAGGATTCCGTTTTTGTCTTGCAGATAATACTGCAAATAATCGTCTAGCAAGAATATTTCTCTATGGACACATTACAGGTGTAGCTGACGGAAATAATGTTATCCCCGCAAGTACAATTAGTTTTGCAAGGTCGGAGTAA